In the Streptomyces fradiae ATCC 10745 = DSM 40063 genome, one interval contains:
- the cpaB gene encoding Flp pilus assembly protein CpaB: MNARQRRGVILLVLSVLCALGAFAGVVAIVTDVQAKVGPEVAAYRVKADVPAYAALRPAQFEKVTMPERWLSANAVRDLSAVQGKIAAAGLKKGSLLQKDMVADRPALAAGEQEIAIMIDASTGVAGKITAGARVNIFATFDDEGRGKNAVAESRLIVAGARVLDVGRLTPLDQRRADGGGTAGGAREAVPITFALTTADAQRVAYAESFAEHVRLALLPEDGPAALKPGDSRYTLDEDKNK; encoded by the coding sequence ATGAACGCACGTCAGCGCCGCGGCGTCATCCTGCTCGTCCTGTCGGTCCTGTGCGCCCTCGGCGCGTTCGCCGGCGTCGTCGCCATCGTCACGGACGTCCAGGCGAAGGTCGGCCCCGAGGTCGCGGCGTACCGCGTCAAGGCGGACGTACCGGCCTACGCGGCCCTGCGGCCCGCCCAGTTCGAGAAGGTCACCATGCCGGAGCGGTGGCTGTCCGCCAACGCCGTACGGGACCTCTCGGCCGTCCAGGGCAAGATCGCCGCGGCCGGCCTCAAGAAGGGCTCCCTGCTCCAGAAGGACATGGTCGCCGACCGCCCGGCCCTCGCCGCCGGCGAACAGGAGATCGCCATCATGATCGACGCCTCCACCGGCGTCGCCGGCAAGATCACCGCGGGGGCGCGGGTCAACATCTTCGCCACCTTCGACGACGAGGGCCGCGGCAAGAACGCCGTCGCCGAGTCCCGGCTCATCGTCGCCGGCGCCCGCGTCCTCGACGTCGGCCGGCTCACCCCCCTCGACCAGCGCCGGGCCGACGGCGGCGGCACGGCGGGCGGCGCCCGCGAGGCCGTGCCGATCACCTTCGCCCTCACCACCGCCGACGCCCAGCGCGTCGCCTACGCCGAGTCGTTCGCCGAGCACGTACGCCTCGCCCTGCTGCCCGAGGACGGCCCCGCCGCCCTGAAGCCCGGCGACTCGAGGTACACCCTCGACGAAGACAAGAACAAGTGA
- a CDS encoding AAA family ATPase has product MTVRVLAAVGDPDAARAITTLLDQLPDVEQAAPAPAGDSTTLVDTLARAAADSLDGLPEVVLVHERIGPVPALDLIRETALRFPAVGVVLVTGDTSPGLYSAAMDSGARGLVGLPLSYEELAQRVQSAAAWASGVRRHLGQGGDAHTGPGGTVVTVSGAKGGVGTTVTAVQLALAARASGRTVALADLDLQSGDVASYLDVRFRRSAADLAAIEDITPRVLQDVLYTHPTGLALLLAPADGERGEEVTDRSARQIVSALRHRYEVVVVDCGTQMDSANAAAVEMADTALLVVTPDVVAVRAAKRMVRLWDRLQIRKGEDTTTVVNRHTRNTEIQPALVERITGTRVARTAVPAAFKELQPAVDAGRMHDLDAKSAVKQALWALAGELGLVKAPESTGARPGRLLKARRK; this is encoded by the coding sequence ATGACCGTTCGCGTCCTCGCGGCCGTCGGCGACCCCGACGCGGCCCGCGCCATCACCACCCTCCTCGACCAGCTCCCCGACGTCGAACAGGCCGCTCCCGCCCCCGCCGGCGACTCCACCACCCTGGTGGACACGCTCGCCCGCGCCGCCGCCGACTCCCTCGACGGGCTGCCCGAGGTCGTCCTCGTCCACGAGCGGATCGGCCCCGTCCCCGCGCTCGACCTGATCCGCGAGACCGCCCTGCGCTTCCCCGCCGTCGGCGTCGTCCTCGTCACCGGCGACACCAGCCCCGGCCTGTACTCGGCCGCCATGGACTCCGGCGCCCGCGGACTCGTCGGCCTGCCCCTGTCGTACGAGGAGCTCGCCCAGCGCGTCCAGTCCGCCGCCGCCTGGGCGTCCGGCGTCCGCCGCCACCTCGGCCAGGGCGGCGACGCCCACACCGGGCCGGGCGGCACCGTCGTCACCGTGAGCGGGGCCAAGGGCGGCGTCGGCACCACGGTCACCGCCGTCCAGCTCGCCCTCGCCGCCCGCGCCTCCGGCCGCACGGTCGCCCTCGCCGACCTCGACCTCCAGTCCGGCGACGTCGCCTCCTACCTGGACGTGCGGTTCCGCCGCTCCGCCGCCGACCTCGCCGCCATCGAGGACATCACCCCCCGCGTCCTCCAGGACGTCCTCTACACCCACCCGACCGGCCTGGCCCTGCTCCTCGCCCCCGCCGACGGGGAGCGCGGCGAGGAGGTCACCGACCGGTCCGCCCGCCAGATCGTCAGCGCCCTGCGCCACCGCTACGAGGTCGTCGTCGTCGACTGCGGCACGCAGATGGACTCCGCGAACGCCGCCGCCGTCGAGATGGCCGACACCGCCCTCCTCGTCGTCACCCCCGACGTCGTCGCCGTCCGCGCCGCCAAGCGCATGGTCCGCCTCTGGGACCGGCTCCAGATCCGCAAGGGCGAGGACACCACCACCGTCGTCAACCGCCACACCCGCAACACCGAGATCCAGCCCGCGCTCGTGGAGCGCATCACCGGCACCCGCGTCGCCCGCACCGCCGTGCCCGCCGCGTTCAAGGAGCTCCAGCCGGCCGTCGACGCGGGCCGCATGCACGACCTGGACGCCAAGTCAGCGGTCAAGCAGGCCCTGTGGGCGCTCGCCGGAGAGCTGGGCCTGGTCAAGGCCCCGGAATCGACGGGCGCCCGGCCGGGCAGGCTGCTGAAGGCACGCAGGAAGTAG
- a CDS encoding TadE/TadG family type IV pilus assembly protein, whose protein sequence is MARARTKAPHGGRRRQRYGDEGHRYGAPRLPYGDGGHRYGDRGQVAVEFTGMVPLVLGVLLLLWQAALIGYTYSLAGNAADEAARAGAVGGDCAAAAGSKLSGAWSASTSCGGAGDLFTADVSIRVPALFPGANLPFTVRAHAAAADERDPR, encoded by the coding sequence ATGGCACGCGCGCGGACGAAGGCGCCGCACGGCGGACGCCGACGACAGCGGTACGGCGACGAGGGGCACCGGTACGGCGCCCCACGGCTCCCGTACGGCGACGGCGGGCACCGGTACGGCGACCGGGGCCAGGTGGCGGTGGAGTTCACCGGCATGGTCCCGCTCGTGCTCGGCGTCCTGCTCCTGCTCTGGCAGGCGGCCCTGATCGGCTACACGTACTCCCTGGCGGGCAACGCCGCCGACGAGGCCGCCCGCGCGGGAGCCGTCGGCGGCGACTGCGCGGCCGCGGCCGGGTCGAAGCTGTCCGGCGCCTGGTCGGCGAGCACCTCGTGCGGCGGCGCGGGCGACCTGTTCACGGCGGACGTCAGCATCCGCGTCCCCGCCCTGTTCCCCGGCGCGAACCTCCCCTTCACCGTCCGGGCCCACGCGGCGGCGGCCGACGAACGGGACCCCCGGTGA
- a CDS encoding TadE/TadG family type IV pilus assembly protein produces MTPRPHPRPRPDRGQAAIEFVGWIGFLLIAALAAIQLGIVAYAAQQAGTASRAAARVASQGGDGASAGRAAMSGWLADGASVSAPAGPEDVTATVTVRIPTVLPLLGFDPVTRTTTMPVTTSEGGTP; encoded by the coding sequence GTGACCCCCCGCCCGCACCCGCGCCCCCGCCCCGACCGGGGCCAGGCGGCCATCGAGTTCGTGGGCTGGATCGGCTTCCTGCTGATCGCCGCCCTCGCCGCGATCCAGCTCGGCATCGTCGCCTACGCCGCCCAGCAGGCCGGCACCGCCTCCCGCGCCGCCGCCCGCGTCGCCTCCCAGGGCGGCGACGGCGCGTCCGCCGGGCGCGCCGCCATGAGCGGCTGGCTCGCCGACGGCGCCTCCGTCAGCGCCCCGGCCGGGCCCGAGGACGTCACCGCGACCGTCACCGTCCGCATCCCGACCGTCCTGCCCCTCCTCGGCTTCGACCCGGTCACCCGCACCACCACCATGCCCGTCACGACCAGCGAGGGAGGGACCCCATGA